The following proteins are co-located in the Triticum aestivum cultivar Chinese Spring chromosome 1A, IWGSC CS RefSeq v2.1, whole genome shotgun sequence genome:
- the LOC123151546 gene encoding uncharacterized protein: MDAHVAKLMKPEKFAGDNFKRWQSKVRHYLLSKGLWWIIPQVRPLTRQQVMDFELANDTVVVVILSLLENQLYDVYHGYTSAIELWEALDRKYAVSNAGRWIYVVEQYHDFRMVDGVSVVKQAHDLTSIVSELAQFDVNVNAKFVVGGIIAKLPPSWRDFATTLKHKREAMRVDDLIAHLDVEEKARAKDTPSIANDGTSNANFVQKSGAKYKGKQQNPKAKNTTNFKKKKEGIICYVCGEPGHKANKCHNRKGKKGGQQNGQNTVNVVVSEPSTAGLQAVPPS, from the exons ATGGATGCTCATGTTGCGAAACTGATGAAACCTGAAAAGTTTGCCGGTGACAACTTCAAGAGATGGCAGTCCAAGGTGCGTCACTACCTCCTGTCCAAGGGCCTGTGGTGGATTATCCCACAGGTTAGGCCGCTGACTCGTCAGCAGGTAATGGACTTTGAGTTAGCAAATGACACTGTTGTGGTTGTCATCTTGTCGCTCCTTGAGAACCAGCTCTATGATGTATACCATGGGTACACCTCTGCAATAGAGCTTTGGGAGGCGCTGGATCGCAAGTACGCGGTCTCTAACGCAGGGCGATGGATTTATGTGGTTGAACAGTACCACGATTTCCGCATGGTGGACGGCGTCTCCGTCGTCAAGCAAGCTCATGATCTTACATCGATTGTGAGTGAGTTGGCTCAGTTTGATGTGAACGTCAATGCCAAGTTTGTGGTGGGGGGCATCATTGCCAAACTCCCTCCTTCATGGAGAGATTTTGCCACCACGCTTAAGCACAAGAGGGAGGCAATGAGGGTTGATGACCTGATTGCTCACCTTGATGTGGAAGAGAAGGCACGTGCTAAAGACACACCTTCCATCGCAAATGACGGCACCTCAAACGCCAACTTTGTGCAGAAATCTGGTGCTAAGTACAAGGGCAAACAACAGAATCCAAAGGCCAAGAATACAACCAACtttaagaagaagaaggaaggcatAATCTGCTATGTGTGTGGTGAGCCTGGCCACAAGGCCAATAAATGCCACAACAGGAAGGGCAAGAAGGGTGGGCAGCAGAACGGACAGAACACTGTCAACGTGGTTGTTAGCGAGCCTAGTACTGCGGG GCTACAAGCGGTTCCCCCATCTTGA